In Lycium ferocissimum isolate CSIRO_LF1 chromosome 7, AGI_CSIRO_Lferr_CH_V1, whole genome shotgun sequence, the sequence ACTGTCATTAAAGTGAAAtgagaatatatataaatgtgatattcttttttaaatgaattATAAAAAGTAAgatatataaattgaaataaaagcaGTGTTATTTACAATATTTGTTTGCTATAGATCAATCATTCAAATAATGTCACGTAAGTAAATTTGGTACGCAAGTTGTTGATAAGCTGAGTTTGTTTAATAAGGCAGCTGCCTTATAAGTTTAAATTTATACGGCATTACACGTTTTTTGCTATGTCCCTACATTCAATTTGGAACTAGCATTATTCTAGATACAACTACTAGATAGACGGACTGACAGATGAACTATACCATGTGCTACTTACTTATTTTTGCAGTACTTGGTTCTTAATCATGAATGAATCAAATTCAAGCACGGTTCTTGATGAATTACAAATATTATTATGCACTTTGGTAATTGACAACAAATATATAGTTATGCACTCTAAGCATATAAGTGAAGAAAAGAAGTTTTATTTGTTGTGATCGACATACACACTGTGAAATTTAATTGAAATAAAGAAATCAAATGATTGTCTTTCTAAAGCTaatctagaaaagaaagaataattAAACTCCTCCACTATATTGAAATTGGACGCGAGCTCAGAAGTTTGCTGGCGTATGAAATTAAACAACTTTCACAATACTAGAGAGACAAATTTGAAGATTGTAAAAGTGCGTGAATGGTGGTCTAAGGTCTGCTTGTTTTCACTGCGTTGCTTTTTTAAGaatcctttatttgtttttagtggatctgaatatttatattttatacaaagttttaaaatatttttaatacatGATTATCACCAATGATCATAAGAATCAACACCTTTAATCAGGTTTCAGCCACCAACACCAACAATATTCGCTGCTAATCACCTCCACCTACCACTTTCATTGTCAGcttcaccaaaaaaataaaaaattggaaccaaactaacccatttCCACTAACTGCAACTAGCAAATTGTTCAGCCGCCACTGCACAAGTATCACCAATTATTACTATACATACTTACAATTGATTTTTCTCCTCCTATcaaaaatcatgttttttttaGCAAGATTAGTGATGTTTCAAAACcacgaaatatcaatattttatatacaaCTTATTATATCTCTGCCCATCACTATCTCTCGCTACTAAACGTTTGAATCATCATcggaagtaagttttgtttactTGGAAACTTTGTTCTTTAGatctaagtgtcatattttaaggattttgatttaagtgttttgaaataaaaatattatattaaaaaataattcatcaaacAAGAGGCTCAGGTATAATATATCTCATTCAGGTTTGACCTAATGAGTAAAAAAAGAGATAATATTTGctcaaaatattttgagatatttaatttttattttttatattgttcaCTAAATTATCTATATTTGTTAGCGTTttcataaaaaatgaatttgaacaTCTAATTCTTAAAAAACATCATAACCACGGGATTAGCATCTCAAATAGATTTTTTATCATTAGATTTTTACTAGAAATACCGTTTTTGCTCAAGTATTTTTGAATGGGATAACGGGccttttttggaaaataaacTAATAGTTCTACTTTGTTTCGAAAAAAtccttgatcaaaaaaaaaaaatccaaaagacAGCGCAAGTTCACAATTTAAAGTTTATAATTTGAACTAGTTTTCCACCTACGCTCCgatccttattttttatttgcgtGAGTGAaacatatgtatacttgatgtaatgagcccgATATTATTGTAGACACCAGTtctatataaaaatttatacaATGTTTTGAAACGTATACTAATTttcggtcaaagtatgaaaaaaaaaatttaaagataaaatccaaacttttcttagCAAATTACAACCCCTAAATtgaaaaacatatatgtatattttaagGGCCGTCATTATTTTACGCTAAAAAAAAACcgaagttctatataaaatatttatattccgaaaatattaaaagtcgaaaaagattaattttgagtttgatttgtTGCAACTTTTGTAAGCAAACAAAactgtcaaacatttgaataatgctACGGCATTATCTCTCTTTTACATCGACGTTATTGCAcgcaaaaaatatattaagttctatataaaatattgatatttttttcccaatcatttaaaagtatttaaaaaaagaattttgataattttgtttttaaaaaagaaaaaagaaaatacccCTTTAACACACATTCTTTGAAAGGACCAAACTTTTATATCTTTTCaatcctttttctctttttcatttgcagtttttcttttttttaatggttgattttccaaaatttttttcttacaaaaGTGGGGGCTCCTACTTCCATTGTCATCTTCACTGCACAATCATTACCGCTAACCATTTCCACCAACCACAACTAGCAAATTGTTCAGCCGCCACTGCACAAATATAACCAATCATTATAATAGTCAAATACGTACACAAATTCAAATATCTTAATCTACACACTCCTACGGTTTTCATATACTAGTATTTTTGCTGTACTACTTTTTAATACTAATAGTTCTACTTTGTTTTTCCTTAAACAAATCCATAAGCAGCCATTGTTCAGACTGCTTATCATTTTGAAATGTGTATGGTACGAATTTGAAATGACAACCTGTCTTCCTTGGGCCGGAGAGGGACACCACCAAAAATAACTTTGTCGTAtacaaatttgaaaataaacctAAAAATCTTTTCTTAATATCTTTCTTTATAAATTACAGTACTACTGAATTGAAAATGCTTAGATATTTTAGGGCCGTCAATTCGAAGCCATCTTAATATTAATACTGAAAATATTAGAAGGCGTAATTGGTGAGAGCTGTTACAACTTTTGTAATTATCTCTCCTTATTACAACAATTTCTCTTTATCTCAATGCAAGATTGGAGAACTGAATATGatgtcttgaattttcttttcaatttcccttttatgtctttttaatcccatttttctcttttcattcGCCTTTTtcttggtaggctccacttatCTTATAGGGATGTACGGTCTATTCAGCTTCACTCTCAACTCTTGAGTGGCTTATAGGAGCTGCGAAAAGCCGAAAACGCATTTTGTTGAacgttgattttttttttgttttttgtttttttgttttacgaAATTAAATGTTTGAAGTTTGATATGGCTGATGTTAAGATGTAATGTTTAAGTTCAATtatttttgcttgaattttaggtacttataattaaaattaagtTTATCAGTACTTCAAACATTTTCTCTAACTTGAGATTTCTGTAGgattttctaatttcctacctTATTTGGATTTTACCATAAGTTTTACTTCAAAAACGTTTTTGGTGGAAAAAGGATTATGATATATCTATTCGTATGTTTTTATAAATAAGGTTTAAATGTGCGtcaaaaataaagtaaatagtaagtatttttttaagttCTCTTTGTTTAAAAGTTTTGTTTAGGAGGAGATTTTTTctcaaataattttatattccttttagattagtttttcatatataGATCAATTGACCAAACCATATTAGAATATTATGTCGTTTTTAGTGTGTTTTTCTTTATCATTTGAATTATAGTCGTTTGAGGTTTGAATTATTGAGATACGTACAGCTTCACTCTCCCGATTATTTCATGGTATGAGCCAAACGGGATTCAAGACTCTTAATTTAAGGCGAGTTCAAATTTCGCAAACGGCACATacgataatgaagattttgtCCGAACTACTACATGTGGATATGaattttcaaccatattttcaaCATCCCTGCTGCAGCATCTTTAAAAGTaaagcaaaatattttttaaccataatatttttaacctTATTATTAATCATGACAAGCAGCAGTGATGAGGATTATGTGAAGAAGACGAATCAAGATTATTTTGCCAGAAAATTCAGGCCACGGGGAGATTTGGGTTTGCCCCGAATTTCCTACCTTATTTGGATTTTaccataattatattttatttcaaaaagattttttggTGGAAAAAGGTTTTCTTCGTGAAAAAAGATGTTACCATGTCTATCCTTTTCTTGGAGGAGAAGTTTTGGACATCTATAAATAGGTTTCTCTTCTCATAaacaacacaatagcatccacaatgtagtcgtttaaaagttttgtttaggaagatattttttctcaaataattttatattccttttagattagtttttcatatgtaGATTAATTGATCAAACCATATTAGAATAGTATGTCgtttttagtatgtttttacTTTATCGTGTGAATTATCGTCGCGGGTTTACATAATTATCCTTTTTCTCtaattatttcgatcccaacaatcCCTTCTTGCAATCCACCCATCGTAAATAATTGCTATCGGACTTGAAATATGAGTGAGCCAGATAAAAAAGGTCATCGTTGGGGTAAGTGATGTAATCAATAATTTTGGTTAGAGAAAGCCCAAATTATCATAATCAAATAATTGTTTTTGTCTGATGTCAAGTTTGGCAAGCTTTAAGCACGACATATTTAAAGTTATTTCGAAGTGAATAGTCATGCAATATTTATTAAAGCAGATACAGATTAAAAAGACATGTCCAAATAAAATACCCGTGAAATTTTACACCAagaagggtttttttttaaaacatgtgTTCCATAAAATACACATGGTTCTTAACTTTTCACCTCctcttttttcccaaaaaaaaataataatgataaaaaaaaaaaaaaaggcacctTGGAGAAACTCTTTTTATTACTACTATATTTGTTTTGTAATGCAGTGTATCATAACGGAGTAAACAGCAATTTTACTATTTAAAATATTCACATATCGGAAAAGTTTCATCATAATTTCGCAATGGATTCTTTTGATCTCAATTTGGTTTTCATGTGACATTTTCAAGCTTCACATTCACATGACAATCACATAATTTTTATTCCTATCCGAGGAATCAAATCTTATACTCCACTTTATACCATAGCCATTAACTATTTTAGGACAATGTTTAGGACTGCGCATATAATAtgttttttactttttgaattaaaattctTAAAACGTGTATCTTGAAAAAGACCCTATCAAGGAGCTGCAGGCCTGGCGACTTCATTGTATTTGATGGAAATAGCTAAATTTTTATTTAGGTATTTGTAGGAGGCGGCATCTATCATTGGTGTAAAATGTCTTATTTGATATCCCACCTTAACTTACAGATTATTTTAATCTCGGATGGGATAAGATAATTTGGACAAATTAATGATATTACGAATAATTTTGACACCACCAAATCTCTTTGGTGAAACGAATATGacattaataaattaaataattaaccgGCGAATGCTATTGGTCATGTAACATTTGAATGATATATTTAAATCAAGTGGGTTCAGCTTTTCGATTTTACTAGTATAATaagttttcattttattttgttaccAGCTGGAGTCTACATGCAAGTTGCATAAGAATGACAACACCAGCTTGATAAAAAAGTGTAGACTGGGGTAGTTAGTTTCTAACCATTGATTTCTCGTGCATAGAAAACGCGGGGATAATTGGGTGCTATTATTTCAATCTTTCAATCTCGATTATACTTTTATATGTTTTAATTCaactttccatttttttttttttacattaggGGTTAGGGGATTACAAGATGAGATATTGAACCCTTAACACATTCATATCAAAAGATTATTCATTTATAAGGTTCAAACAtcatattttggaaaaaattcaaTCATCTCCCTCACCGCTTGGTAAAAAATATTGTTTACTTCACCTATCACTTCATTTCCATCACTTAAGACCGGCTTCATCGTCGTtgttaaatatatacatatcttcTCTCAGTTTGCATGCAACTCTAACCAAATTTTAATTGTCACTCTATCcaatatatcaaataaaatttgttttttttttttttcatattattttgaCATATTAACTAATATCAATAGAATTTGTAGATGGGCTGATTAGACTGTGCCCAAATTGATTTGCCATGATAAATGCCGGTTCAGTCCCCCTAAACTTGGGTGAGTTGGATAGTAACTAATAGAAAGATATTTTCGTCAAAGCTATcaaatgtatcaacaatataatGCACTTGTAATTTTCAAGCGTCTTCTCAGATGTTGAGTGTTAAAAATCTGGGGACAACACATCCAATAACTTTATTATGAACATTATCTGAAAGGACGAAATCGGATGAGCCCCAATTATACTATGGTGCAACTTATCTTATCTGGGTCCTTGAAGTCGTGTTTGGTTTAAGAATTGACAGAGAGTGTTGAACccgaaagaaaaaaaggttccAGTTTCTTGGCAACAGTATCTTTCaaccaaaattcaagaaataaagGTTGTCTATTTGACTATTACCCTCTCCACTCACACTCAGGCACATACAGGTAATTAGCTATTTTTGCGCTATAATATAAATCTAAATTAGTATCAATATTAAATGGGAAAACACCACTAATTGCCCACTCAATCCAAATTAATCATCCGCTCATGTCCCCTTCCAAACTATTTTCGCTTCTGTCCAGCCCAACCCAAACTAATTACCTGACGTGCCCCCCCGCCCAAACCCCTTACTTCGTGATATCAtcgcagtatatttatatatcatgatggtatcatggaggtcTACGAGAAAGACTAAAGCAGTCTTTCATGATACCgtctcaatatatttatataccgtGATGGTATCATGGTCCTGAGGAGTGTCTCATTTAAGAACTGAAGcaatcctccatgataccatcacagTCTATGTATATAAGACGATAGTAtcatagagattttttttttttttttttgagaaaagtgtgtcatttttaataaatgaacatgattaTTCATAATACCGTTACGGTATATTTATACTGAGActgtatcatggaggactaagagaaagACTGAAGCATCTTCTATGATACTATCTCAGTATAATTATATACCATGTTGGAATCATAATTTGGGGGCATCtcagataaatatttttaattttttctgggGTGTACGAAAATAATGGTGGTATGGACGGATAATTGTGATTTGAGGGGGCATGCTTTATCTTTCCCCATATTAAATAACTAACATAAGTCATAAGCCGCAGCATTTTGCTatcattttttcaaaagttgGTATGCTACACTCCACTGAATTTAAAGTGGAAACATAAGGACTACTAATATACTAATTACTAGGGTGTTGGATAGTACTAATGAAGATAACGATGTTGCATTCCAGTAGACACGGAGAAACTTGAGAGGAATAGAGCGAATTGCcattcttttggggtggtctttaaattttgcccttcggctaaaattCATGGGTTCCAGGTTCAAACCCCGACAcagtgaaaattttaaaaaaatttcgcaaggcagagtttaaatttcgctacgcccccaccggcatacacttgtaaaggaattatcaaaattatgccggacccggcatacttatgccttatgggcgaacttggcataagtatctgggtcgcataactttgataattccttcgcAAGTTTATctggtccggcataaaagtttgcccattaaagtATGCCTCGGCGtaaaacttgtgaaggaattaccagttatgcggatccgcatacttatgccaagtccgcccataaggcatgagtatcgGTCAGAcataaatttggtaattccttaacaagagtATCTCTTAGGATCCCAGACATaccgcgacccaaaccttgccttgcaatttttttaatttatgcttgagcgggggttcgaactcggaacctcatgatttctcgCGTGAACGCTCGAGGCagaatgcgaagggcaaaaattaaaggcgaAAATATGAGGGAAGCGATAATTTAAACACTACAAatatgaggaaaaagaaaatttaaagaccaacccaaaagaagggcaatccacgcaaaaaaatgATAGGGCAAAAACATAGTGGCCCATACACTTGGCCCATCTAATAGCCCATAGATGTGGAGAAACTATTTCGGAAAGTTACACATCCGATCGCTCgatcaaaaatatttatattcgcaagctaatttatatataatctacGTCGGGCAACTTTTTTTGGTTGGCGaatatttatgtcaatttttcaAACTAGAAAATAATTGAGCAAACACATAATTATTATTGAAATTGACATATACATACCGCGACCAATAACTATTACCAGTATTTTAGTCAAATAGTAGGCTCAGCAACTGCAATCGAAACAAATTGGCAATcaatgaaggaaaggtaaggtacTGGGAGGCGGTGATGGACAATGAAGGAGATGGGTGATTGAGAACGACTATAGGGTGCCCATTTTTTCAGTTAAAATGTCAATCAAACTACGAGGGGCAATTTACACGATTGTCCTTATTCGGTGGtcgcctttaatttttgtccctcaaattgttggtctttaatttttgtccttcacctaAAAATTCAGCGGGTTTGGGTTCACTTTTCTTCGTcaccaaatttttaaaaaatttgcaaTGCAGTAGTTTAGATTTCGCAAGGCGAGAATTTtctgcaaaactctaccttaagacTGAGTTTGCTACCTTGTAATGCAGAGTTtgctaccttaaggtagagtttcaaTCCAATACTctatcttgcgatttttttaaaatttttttttgactgaacggtggttcaatttcaaaatccataaatgtttaggcgaagaacaaaaaataaagaccgACAATTTgagtgacaaaaattaaaaacgattgcctttgaagggaatccgcgcaaaaaaaaaaaaaaatgaactatgAGGTGGCAATACTAGGACACTAGATTATTTATCTATTGGGCCGAATGGATATGCGGGCCATCGACTAGGCCTCTCTAATAGCCCGGTATTCTAACTGAACTGAAAGCCTGAGCCCGTTAGCCCAAAAGTGAATTTGCGTCCCAAACACGACTTGCAAAAGAGTCCCCAAACAAAACGAAAAAGTCGAAAATCACCCAAATAATCAATTAGTCTGCACACCGAACAGGTAGACGAAGCTGAGCAGGAACAACAATTTCATGCTCTGATAGTCTGCTGACActcaattaaaaattaaataaaaaaatcatacaCTACTTCTCCACACCCCCCCACTTCATTATTGTTACACAATCATTCAGTGCCGAAGGGTGTGTTTAATTGGCTGAAAAAATGGAAGAGAATAGCTGAAATCTTTGTAGTTTCTTGGAGATGGGTAGAGCGATCTCAGTTTTATTACAGCCTCGGTGGCTTTTGATCTTTCTTAGTGTTTTAGTTCTTATCTTTCTTGCTTCCTCCATCTTCCAAAAGGTACcctttttgttcttcttctatTATTACTCCTTTTCGACATTTCTTTCTGTTTTGtctttcttgatttatatttgTGAAGTTTACGTAATTGCATAATTCAATATAATGGGTTTGGATAATTGGATCTGATTGTGGTCGAAATGGGATTGACTGTACAGTATGGTCTTGAAGCCTTATTGGGTACTGATTCTTTTTGCCCGAGCTTAAAGCTTTATGGAACATTATTATCAAAGATCTCGTCTACTGTATAACTTAATCATCTACTAGGTTACTTAATAGGCTTAATACATCGACAATCCCTCAAACTAGCCAGCAAATTTTCTTTAGACACTGGAACTATGGCTTGTTCCAGTTAAAGTGTTCCTATTAGACATTTTCAGTTCAAATTTTGAAGTTCTTTATGGTCAATGAGCATCCACACATTATCTTGTTTTACGAACCAAGTATGTTTTCTTTATGGATTTAATAGTGATAGGAGGTATAGGATATTTTTCTAATCACCACTACTGGAGAAATGGAAAAGGGAAGTACTTCTTTGAGCTATTTGTGTGAGATGTGGAGTGATAATCAATTTCATGGAACTTATGGAGGTTAGATTTGGATAACTGTGCCTGGATGGTTTATAGGAATGATGGCTGATTATAAGTTTGATGTCGTCCACTGCAGCTCCAAATTGGAGAATAATATAAGAACCAAGAGGAGAAAAGGAAGAACCAGAATCTCAAAAAAGGAAGAACAAGAATCTTGGAATAGAACCTCTTCAGAATTTGGATTAGATCCTAAAGGCTAGTCTTAGGAATTATCCTTAGAAGCAAGAAAAGTTCACCAACACATTGCGATGTCAGCTGCTACATCTGTCTCACAGTATTCCTTTTTCTGTAAGCTAGTTTCCCTCAATCCTCCAATGATGATGTTTCCTAAATGATATGTAATCTATAATTTCAGGATAAGTTGAATCGCAACCTAATGCTGGTCCTGGTTGTATAATCATCTCATTCCCCATCCATCGAGCTTTCCAATTTGCACGCAATATAAATGTTTAATCGCGTCCTGAGCCAGTCAAACTTTAAGATGCTGATTTACTATAATATAGCAGGGTCCTAAAGTTTAAACTTTTGATAATCTAGCAAAAACATAAATGGACTGTTGTGAAGCTTGGTCATGTACCATATTCTTCATGCTGCAgatcctttttcttgttccCCCTAAATCTTGGAAGCTTTGGCCTGGTTCATACTGAGAGAACTTATTGATTTTCTTCCCCTGTGTGAAATATCTACTATTTCTGCTTAGTTATTTAGTATGAAATTATAGAAGAGAGACCTACTCCTTTCAAATTGTCCTACTCATGTTaggactttaaaaaaaaacaaggaaagaagGAAACTAGGGAAATGCTGACTGGAGGACATTATTGACTGTTTCTAAGACAAGCTACTAATATGTTCAAACCTGTACCATGACTTAAGTTTTTAATATGCGTATCTAAATAAGTTTTATGATAGATTTGATAGATCTTCGTCTATGTATTTGAGCTTCAAACTGTTAGCAGGAGTTAGATCTACTCGTTAAAAGCTATAGCCTAACTCTGGAGTCTCGTTTGCAAGTTCTGCCAGTGACTGCTATTCTGTTTCTAGGAGCTCCCTTTGcctattgatgatattttacaaTCCAACGGTTCACTGACCGTCTTCATTTACGTTCCTCTTTGATTTCTCAGGAGCATGAGAGGGTGGACGAGGTGTATGAAATTACCCACAGAGTATTCTTGGATGTTGATATAGAGAAAACACGTGTAGGTATGGACCTGTTCTGCTGATGTTCTTATTATATTACATGTCATTGAGTTAATGAATTACAATAAGATTCCCAAGTGTGCTAAACCCCACAAGTTCTCTGCcgacaacaataataatagacaaaaaggaaaaaaaggaaatgtaAACTGGCTGAATGAGTGACCTTAGCTTTCCTTATTATCCTTTCTGAAACAGTTTGTCCCGCTCTGTCGTGCTGACATGgttatttttcattttggtTTACCTAAACTttgatttattaattattagaGAAGCTGTGGTTTGGTATGGTATGTACTTCATTCAATGACAATGATACTTGTGAACTTGCAATGCACTGTACTAGCCCCGTCCCCAGCTAACCTGGTTTGGAGGGCGATTGTTTACTTCAACTAAttgatcttttaagaacaaatgTAATGTTTGAAACCCTATAACAAGTATTCTAGACACTCCTTTTAAATATTAAGAAGATTTAGGAATTGTTTAAGAAAATCGTTATGAAAAttttcttgcaaaaaaaaaaaaaaaaaaaagaaaaaaaaaaaaagatctttaaCCAAGAAAAAGTTATTTGACTCTCAAATTATTATGCAGCAAGATAGATGGAATATGATGAATATCTAATGAGCTTCATATGTTGATGAAGAAAAGATCATCAATATTTTTGATGACTTATGGAATATCAGAACTCGTGCACGGTGAAGGCTGGGAAAGTTCTTTGTGTATTGATGATCTAAATTTTGAATATTTGCAGGAAGAATTGTGATAGGATTATATGGGCAAAATGTACCAAAAACTGTTGGTACGTCTTTATCCATCTCTTTTCCATACTTTGCTCTCCTCTTCAGTTTATTTTGTACTTCCATGTTTGTTGCATAATGCCTGCAATTTTACTTCTGTGCAGAGAATTTCAGGGCTTTGTGCACAGGTACTTTTGTAATTATAACTGGCACTGGTTTTGCAGCcttaatacacacacacacacacatgtatatgtatgtgtatatattacaTAGATATGTCTTTGTGTGTGTATGTTACATACAATTTTAAGTGTGTATATTTTGACTGCAAATTGCtgcattttttgttgttgacTCAGGGGAAATGGGGAAGACTGCTGATGGAATATCTCTTCATTACAAGGGAAAGCCATTTCATCGTATAATACCAGGATTCATGATTCAAGGTGGAGATATTGTGTCGGGTGATGGAAGGGGAAACATTTCCATTTATGGCGGTCCCTTCCCTGATGAAAATCTCAAGATAAAGCATTCTCATGCAGGTCTGGAGTCATCACTTGAGTGCACTAATTCTCTCTGGAGCAAAACCAAAGGCAAATTTAGATTCATTCGCATGTGTACATTTATAAACATCCTTGAATTTTGCAGGTGTTATTTCCATGGTGAACGCAGGACCCAACTCCAATGGCTGTCAGTTCTTTATACCGACAGTGAAGGCAAGCTGGTAAGTTTTCAAAATGATCGaatgaatcttacctttctcaAAGAAAACAATTTATTTAGTCGAACATTATTCCATAGAGCCTTGAATGTTCGGAAATTTCTCATACTAACACCACAGCTACAAGCAGGTTGGACGGGGAGCATGTTGTATTTGGCAA encodes:
- the LOC132065142 gene encoding peptidyl-prolyl cis-trans isomerase CYP21-1, which translates into the protein MGRAISVLLQPRWLLIFLSVLVLIFLASSIFQKEHERVDEVYEITHRVFLDVDIEKTRVGRIVIGLYGQNVPKTVENFRALCTGEMGKTADGISLHYKGKPFHRIIPGFMIQGGDIVSGDGRGNISIYGGPFPDENLKIKHSHAGVISMVNAGPNSNGCQFFIPTVKASWLDGEHVVFGKVIEGMDTVYAIEGGAGTYSGKPRKKVIIADSGEIPKSKWDEDNQSSTS